Part of the Porites lutea chromosome 14, jaPorLute2.1, whole genome shotgun sequence genome, AAAGCACTTTCCTGTTCTGAGACGGATAAGGCAATAGCTCCTAAATTGCGGCAAACAGTACACAATGCAAGCCATTTCGAGAAACAGATAATGTTGCCGGCATTGAGCAAACACGATAAATTGGGCATAATTGAAACTACTCCACTGGTTCGGGAATTGTTCAAAAGACTCTTTACGGAGTAGAAAGATCGTTAATACTAGCTAACAACCCGGGCGCAAACATTTAGAAAGGGAATCCTTAAACACTGAAAATCGGAAACAACCAAATAATATATGTTTGCAAGGCCTAGCAGTGTTAAGTTGGTTGGTCAATACATCATCATCACTGATCATCAGTTCGATTGCTCATTTCATGAACAAGAATGCGCCCTATAGCGTGCTATAGAACAAAAGGTGAATTTCTATTCCATTTGACGCTCTGCGGCTCTCCACGGGGTCATAGAAAACTTAAGGAAATGGAAGTTAACACTTCTGCTCAGGTCTGGCAAGTCAATGAGTACATCCAAGTCATTTCAAAAGCTCGCGGCGAATATAATCTCGCTTCATCTACAGCTGTCGTTAGAGGCACCTGGATATAGCCTTTGTGAAATGATTGACGCGAGGCGAATTTGTTAATTAATTGCTTCGGCTTCCGGAAATGAGAAATTGGATTTCTAAAAATTCTGCATTTTTCGCTCCTGTCCCACGCGCTCTATCAACCGCAGAAAAAGTTGATGATTTATATCGCGATGCTGCGCGCGTGTTGACCCACAAGAATAtcctaaataaaaatattgactGTGCGTGCAATGCGCTAAAAAATCGCTCGCCAAGCGTTCCCGAGTTATTGATTCTTACAATTAAGCCACATGATTGGTCAGATTTGACAGCAGTTTAGCAAAACTTATTAAATGAAATTCggatttttttctgtgtgtttTTCTCTTAATGCGCGTTTTCTCGGCCGCCTCATAATGAGCCTTGCAGTTAGAACAAAACCGGCGCACACCCATCaccttttcacttttaatcacaAAACTTCCCCAACATCtaaattcaagaaaagaaacTAAACCAGTGAAAAACAAACGGTAGCTTGCTAGTACTgttgaagaggttttatttgaatggtcgcacCGCCGAGAATTTCGGCCACAGTCAAAAGTAAGATCGTCATCGAATGGCTCCAAAACTAACTTGCTCGTGCGAGGGTACTGAGTAGATTTTACACATggagggtagcaaaatttcatGGCACTATGAAACCTAAACAGGTGCCTTGATTCTCCTTTATTTAGGAATACACTTGTGCTCAGACGGCCCAAAAATATGCTCGGAacagaagaaagagaaaatttttcggaaagaaaatggaaaattcCGGTTTCCAGTGgtaattgcttttgtttgtggAATTTGTGTCCGCAGTTGTTATGCTAATTGTGGGGACCAACAGTAAGCTAACATGGCCTAGGTTACATCTTCGCTCCAGAAGAATGTTAAGCGCACGCTTTTTCTGAGCGGTCAGTATTGACGTGAACCATTTGATAAGTCATATGCTAAATTAGATGGCTTTTAAGGTGTTGTGTGGTGACGGAGGGCTTTTACCGCCTATATCTACCTCTCCTTCCTGTCTTTTAAGAAATATCAGCACCTCAACATTTTATGTTTAGTTTGTCCCGCGCGAACGGTGATCTTTGTCTAGTGTTGACATTAAGGATGCGAGATAGGAACGAATCATAAAGGGTCCTATCGAAATAATTGTATTTGCTCATAAATTATGAAACGGCAATTTGTTTGTAAGCCTTCGTGATGGACAAGCGATAATGGACCCCAcaacttttaataaaatggCTCCCCACGGGTGGTCGCAAAGGCCCTTATGTCAATAAACGGCGAAAAGGCTCCAAAGGGCTTTCCCATGACACAAAAGGGGGGGCGGGGCTAGTAGACATGTCACGTTAAGCCTGTTTACGCACTGtcactaaaaataaaacttctttATTGCTAGGAAGAAGGAGTAATCTTCGCTAGTCTTCGCACAAGAAGGACGGTTACAGGACAGTACGAAACGTCGCTGCACTCATTTACGAGAGAGTCTTAAATCGACGCGATCTGCGGAGGAATCAAGTAAATTCGATAACATGATGGAAGCAATGAACCCCTGTAATCCAGCGGCCGCTTTAGGAGTTGGAAACCCTCAAACGCAGGGCCATCCCATGGACGACGGAAAGAGCAAGCAAGCGAAGGAGAAAGTGTACCGCCGTAGTTATACGCATGCAAAGCCTCCATACTCGTACATCTCACTCATCACGATGGCCATACAACAATCTCCCAACAAGATGCTGACGCTAAGCGAGATTTATCAGTTTATAATGGACCTGTTTCCGTTCTACAGACAAAACCAACAACGATGGCAGAACTCCATTCGGCACAGTCTTTCCTTCAACGACTGTTTCGTCAAAGTGCCTCGCTCGCCCGACAGACCCGGCAAAGGTAGCTACTGGACACTGCACCCCGACTGCGGCAACATGTTCGAAAACGGTTGCTATCTCCGGAGACAGAAGCGCTTCAAGGCCGATAAAAAGCCCAGCCTCAGTGATCTTCCTAAACCAGGCTTGCTCAGTCCCGTCGTTTCGTCGATGCACCATCAGAAAGTCCAAGGACCTAAGAGTCTAGGGGCGCCTAGCTTTCTTACACCGTCTCCCTACAGCGCCATGACTGCTATGGGTGCAATGGGAGCGATGGGTATGGGCGCAATGGGGTCCATGTCTATGAACAAATCTTTCAACCATCCATTCGCCATCAAGAATATCATAGCGTCGGAGCATGAAGCGGATCTCAGAGGCTTCGATCCTATGCATTTCAGTCCATACCACCCAGCGGGAATGTCGTCTTCAATGTCTTCTCTAGGACTGCCTAAACCATACGATTCGAATCCCATTACAACAGAACCAAGTCCGTACTACCAGGGATGTGTGTTTACGCCGTCAAGTTGCGCGGGAATCGCCGGCTTTTCAAACCTATCATAAACTGAACATATTTATCCAATCTCGGGACTATAGGAACGTTTAAATTATGCCCAGGGCGCATTGGGCGGCCTGCAAATTGAGTTTTCTCTAATGATACAGTTTGCCAGTGTATATGAATTCAGTACTTAAAATCCAAGGTGATCTCGTTGATTATTTGGCAAATAGACAATTTTCTTCTCGCCTAATACAAAGAAATTGTAGCGTTACAAATCAGAAACTTTCATGAACGATAAAGAAAATTATATTAAGTGTAATATAGATTGTACTATTTTATTCAGTCGCCTGCCTGCGTAACTGTGATTATCAAATAGCGGAGTATTTTAACAAGAGTAAATGTAGAgaatcaaaatattttgaaagcgAATTATTCTAAAGACGTGATCGTTTAAGTTAAGCTTTGGGCtataattcaaaatttttaaacatgTTGCGAATGGAAAACGTCGAGTCAATTTAGTTAGTGGTTTTAACTGTTGGGCAAACGATTTAGCAAGAGTACTTCCAGCCGACCGAATTATTCGGTACAGACTGCTTAGCCAGTTCGGTGGTTAGCGGTTCGCGTATCAACTGTGTATTTAACACTacatttatcattatttatatAAGCAGGGAAAGGTTTTGTAAATTTACAGTCTTGCCCAAACAGCAGTTTGTTAgttcaatgaaataaatttttaacgAACAGTTCCCCTGACGTATGTATTGTCTTGTGTCGCTCCCATGTAAAATAAAACCTTGGGGTAGTTGAGAAACGTAgtcaaattaattatttatcgGCTGGCAGGGTGAACGAGCCCTCAGCTTTCAGATGCAACCTCTTTTTAATTAAACGTAATCAACAGGACGACATTCGTCGCAACAGCTTTGACAAATACTTGGCAAAGTGAGTTATAAACTTGTAGAGATTGACGCGTAGCAAACCTATCGGTATTCGTACGCGCCTTGGTAGAAACGTGCCCTGTTTGCGGTCAGGTTGCAAATACACCAGTGGCAGTTCCATTACGACGTGCGAAAACTACTTTACAAGCAGTAATCGAATTTGAGAGACTTTTTCCTGGATAGAAACAGGTAGTAAAGGTGTCAAAACCGTTCGCCGAAAGACAAGCGGTCCCTTTGAAAAAATACGCATCTGCCATCCCTTTCTCTAATTTTCAGCCGTtcgttttccttttcctctttcGCTTGGAAAAGAAACGATCTGAGAGAAATTGAATTCTTAGAAAAACTCCATAGTAAGTTTACTTTTCAATGATGCGATGATAGATTAGGGTCACTTCCAATGTCCGTTTGCTTTGCCCCGCATGTCAGGCCAGCTACCCTGCAactaactttcaaaacagtcaAACATCGAATGAATAGCTATAGCAGTCAAAGGGGTGATCTTtcgtaaacttttaaaacttatGTTTGAAGAAGTGCATGCTCTTTTGGAGGATCAAATTTCTTGAAAGGGTTCTTAACAGCTCAAAGTTGGCTGATGTTAGTTTAAACAGTGCCCTATATACACAGAAAGCTATACATTATTGGTACAAAAAATCATTGAATGATTGATGACAACGTATAGCTCACGAGGCGCTGTGCGGAGCGCCGTTGTCGGGATGACGGCGAGAATTTTGGCTAAACCATCAGCTATAACTGCCGCGTGGTGCTTTCAAGAAGGCTAGAACAGTGGATGCCGATTTCAGGTAACAATAATATCTGCTTCAAATTCAGTTGTTGTTTCAAGCGGGAGCGAAATTTCCGTGGGAAAGTGCGGTGTAACCTTTTGAGTTCTCGTGAGGCGGTGAACGCTTTTTAGTCACAGCATCATGTTAGTGCCTCTTTTATTGTAATCACGGTCTCTATTGTTTCTGTGTTTCGGACGTTCCTCAGATCTTACCCCAGTGCAATGTCGGGCTCgattttattcatgtttttaaCCGTTTTCGTGGCTACTTTTAGCCGCTGTTAAGCTgtttgtttcgtttgtttcgtCACGTAAGCGGATTATTTCTGAGCGGACACTCGTCAATGAACCACAACGTAGATACATCAGTCAGCCGTTCATTTGAATTCACATTCGCCCGTAAATTTCCTCGGCCTCAGCGTCTTGATTAGGTGACATTTTGATCACCGCGGATATGCTCTTGATTTGAATAATTCAGCCGCAAGAAAGCCGCGTGATATTCGTTAAGTAGCTCTGCTTAAAACACTGCCGAAATGATTCGTTTTACACTGGTGGAACGATTAACTTTAATCGTCCAGAAAGCTCCCGCTTCAGATCTACAGACAACAACACACATGTTCAGGTACGTTTTAATATTGCGTGCTTTTTAAGATTGATTTATATTGTCCCACCTTGCGATGTATATCGTGTTTTGTCACACACCATGAAATAAGTTCCGTGTCAGACTTGCCTCTCGGTTACAAAGAAGTTTCCAAGCATTGTTCAAGGAAAGAGAAAGGGGAAAGAAATCGCAGCATCATTAACTATATAATATATTTATCACCTAAGGTCGGCAAAATGAACGTTCAGTAAATCCGGAAGATGCTATTGAGCGATTGTAGCACTGACCGCCTTTTACTTAAATGAAAAACGCATCTAACTGAGTGAATTTCGTTCAAAGTTACCAAGAAATCCGCTACAAATATTCGCCTCAGGCGTTTTACGAGGGGAGAGAACTTTAAGAGAGTTTCGGATGATTTTTACTGTTGCGACTAATTTAAAATCGCTTTATTTCGCAACCGGTTATCAAAGGCTCCGAAATCTTTTAATGAAGCAAGTCACACCAACCCTAGCGAGGCGGCATTTTGCTCTTAGTTTTAAAGGAATTCAATCGAATTTGAAAATGTCGGGAAGAAGCAATGTTTGTATGTTGATTTGGGAACAATGGTCTTTTGTTCTACATATATTAGGGTCCATGAGCTATAATTACGGGACGCACGTTAGATCCAAAGTTGTAGCCATcaggttatttttttgtttaactcTTTCACTGTAGTTCAGGCCGGAGTGCCCATAAAAAACTcataatttcattttctaaaactcGAAGAAATTATTAGCACCATGTGGAAGTACTACTGttgaggtttcatttgaatggtaacaccacgGTATAGCATTTTGCGCCACATAGACTCAGAAGTTTTAATTTCATTCATGGCTCGATATACAACTGCCTCTGCCAGTAAAATAattcaagcaaatttttctCCATGGTATGTTAACAGAGCACACACTCATCTCTTACAACTGCCTCTACCCTTCAAGTAAAAACATTcaaattgttatgtttattgGCGGGTTTATGTATTTAACTTTGCTAGAAATCGGTACAAGAAGAAACTCATTTCCCTATTTAAATCCCCTTGAATTTGTACGGTGTAGGGCTAGGAAAGTTGCGGATTAAATTAGGTTATTTTATAttaagaaaacttaaaaataaccGAAAGGAATGCTCAAGAGTTGGATGCAAAGCGGGACATTTTCAGTCGTGGCGGGATGCATTTTTGATACCATGAGCCTCCtcttgaattttattaactCGCCTTAATTTCTCTTGGTTTACAAATCGTTTTTTCTAAAATACATCGTCTTCAGTTTTACTGAACTGCAATATAAGTCGCAAATGGACGATACAAGACAAAAATACATATCTTGATAATTTTACAGGCTTCTATCTTGAATTTCATTAGTTAATGTACTTTCTTAAGAATAGAGGGCCAGtgaggattttaaaaaaagtattttcacTGAGAAAATTCAGCGTATATACCGCATTCAAGTTCTGCCAGAAACTCCCGAAGAACTCGAAAGTATGGCAGTTAAAACATCTGTAAAGCTGCTTAGTGATAAAGTATCTGCTTTCTAGAACTAAAATGGGAGCTGGTACCGTCAATTTACTCGGCTACCCTTCCACTCCGATCTTATCTGAATTTGTCTGACGTATTTTATTGGGGACGCGACTTACTGCAAACCCGGGACACTGACGTTAGATGCCGGTTGCCTTTCATCAAGGATGCGTTTAGATAGATTACTTTTGTAGATGGCTCCAAGATGCTTACGAGGTCATCCACTAAGTTTGGCTCGCGAAATAGGCGTGTAAATTCATCCGGTAATGAAATCTATGTTTTGTTGTCTTGCTCAAGAGGTTCTTCAGTACACGAAACCCGAAACTAAGTCGATATTTTCCTAGAATATTTCCTAGGCACGCGCCTAGCTTGAATTTAGGACGAGTACATGATTATTAATCGCTTTACGGTGAGCAAACAACTCGCGGCCACCCATATTGAACAAACCAAGCCGGCCTTGCTCTCCGCGCGCTTCCCACCGCATTGCGATGAAACGTATTTTTGTTAAGGTCAAAAGCTTGTTTAGCTTTCTAACCTGAAAAAATATGCGTGATGCCAAACCTCAAAAACCCCTTCCCTAGCATATGTCGTTTCGCTCATGTTTCATTTCCAAAAGATTACCTATCAGCCAGGAAGGAAGTTTAGAAAATGAACTGAGGAAATAGCTGCATTAGGAAAGGAGTGGTTTTGCAAACTTAACGATGCGGTCTGTTAAACAGCGTGACCGCTGTCATCGAGGTCCTCGAGTTATCAGAAATATTTGTGATAACAGCAAACCACGATTTTTCTTGTCGCCGACGACGAAAACGCCAAGGAATATTTCAGTAGTTTCGAGCGAAATAAGAAAGAGTTTGAACactgaaaataaaacagtcaagtttgtttaaaatttatAGAGATTCTATAAGGTTTAGGAGGTTAGTGTTTCCAAACGTGGAGTGTTGGTGGCTATTGCTTTCTGTCATGTTTAACTAGCAATGTTCTTCAATATTTTCTCTTGCTAGTAAACAGACACAGTACTGGCCGAGAAGAGCAGTTTACAATGCGAGGCAAACTGACTCTACTTGATGAGATAAATATTTGCTTGCTTTACATTCAACTGAACGAAAATACCGATAAGTACACAACTCGGTTAAGCTGAAGTATAAATGCTCCTTGTGTGTTGTGCCACTATGAAGCCGAGAAGCGCCCGGCCcgcttttgttttattcaaatgATGAGGGCGACTGAGAAATTTCCGCTCTTTCAGATCGACTTAAAGTTAATGGGTCGCAAAGAAACGCCTCAACTTAACCTCTTCAAAAGCCTTGAAACATTTAAGGTTTCTAAtatgttgtttcttttttctctgtggTTTAGAGGTTGGATGAGAGAGGACTTTATCGTTCTTTGAAGAGAACTCGAGCTGCGTTGAAATTGATACTGTTGTAGTTATGGCTGCCGTTCTTACACGTGGCTAAATGTTGGacaaaagatcttaaaagccctggtaagagaaatggttatgtcGATATTTATCAAGTGATGTGGGCCATGTCATTACGGTATGAAAACTAACCAAAGTTAATCTCATAAACTTTGTTGTCTATGAAATAGATCCATTTGTTGCCCGAGAAATCTCAGCTTTCAATGAAATATTAGTTTCAAAGAAAAACTGGATAGTGAAAAATTAAAGGGATTCTTGGAGGCTCGATTTTATcgctttattgtttttgttaaatTCGAAGACACTTGTTGTAGCCTTAACTTCGTGATAATCTTAAAAAGCGAAATTTTGGCCCAGTTATTTTACCTTGCATTGAATGCAAGCTCTGGAAAAATTAGCCTGAATTCTCTATTGCTTTTAACAAGATTTGTCATGTTACATCAACTAATTGCTTAAGAGCCTTCACCTCCAGATTTATTCCAtctctttccattttcttttacgTCTACGGGAAGGGTTTGTATCTTAAGTGTTTATTCGAATTTTGATAGTTAAAGCTGATGTTCAAAACTTGGTCTAAATCTCGCAAGGAGCTGGAAGTTCGTAGTCTGATGTTggcaaaattgataaaaattattAAGCAAAAACTATATGAGCGTTGCTTAGTTGGGCGTTAGCTCTACCAAAATAAAAACCGAATTTGTCATTTCGTGAGCTTGCAATCTTCATACCTtgtgggaaatattttgaaggaatatTATGTTTTGAAGTTTGGAAAACCTCATTTGTGCGTTGAAGAAGGGTAGTAATTATTtatgtggcaaataaataaacatggCCGAACATGTCTTGTTTGAACACTCCGTACTACAATTGCTAACGATGACAGCGTTCAAATATCACCAAACAAAGTCTAGCCAAGAGAAgggtaaaagaaaataaagaaatacatTCCTGACAAAATATATTCTTTAAAACTATGTTCCTTCTTTGCGCGATTAGCTAAAAGGTTTGCGGGCAACATGTGCAATTTTTTAGGGCGGTAACCTATTCAGGGCACTAAAAAGCATGTGGAGTAGAGATCggaacatttttatttaacgCGTCAAGTCCGTAGTTGTTCTGATGGATTACTATTTTGTGATACAAAAACGTATACAGCTACCTCAAAATTGACATAGCGAAGGaaattttgagttttaattttaaaaacattatgATCTGAGAAGATGTCTCGAAAGCATTACAATGTTTTTCCAGCTGTCACCGTAAAATCGCAATTTCCTATTCCCATCCAACTGCTGCATTGCGGCCATGGCTTTTTTTACTGAGTGGTATTTTAATTTTACCATTACTAGAGAAGAGACCTGTTAAGAATAACCTTCGGTGATTTCAAAAGCGAGCTCGAGcgatattttaataaaacaggaaCATAACTTTTTGTCTTTCAAAAGAAAGAACCCTTTCCACGAGAGTGACATGTTTGCATAGTGTCTTGAAAGGGTATGTTTTCTAATTCTTTATCTCGGCTATGTTCAAGCTGAATTCAGTTTCCAATGGGGTTAAACCCCTATATTTCTTCACTTATGGTTAGGCAAAAGCTGACTGTGATGGAAAGTTACAGTCATTTGTAATTCAGGAACTTAAAAATATCTCTCATTTGTCTTAGTGTGGGATGTTTGAGAAACAAGCTATCAAACCTTGTTCATATTGCTTGTGTTTGTTGAAGCTTTAAGGGGATTAAAACTCGCTTGGCAACCATGTATAACAAGATTCGGAAGAAAAAGCCTCAAATGAGTCACTTTCTAGCATCATGTTGAACTGAGAAGTAAATGTTACTCATAATCCTTACGTTGCTAGAGTAAGTTAAGTGAGATCTATTCCACTGTAACTTTTGACCAAGGTGTGACCATTTTGCATGGTTCCTGACATTCCTAATATTCTAaggtttttactaaaaagaaaTTTGCAGTTTTACAGTTGATTTGAGCCGCAGTCGAAAGTGAAAGAAAACATCAGTGTTTCTCAGTACATAAAACTAATCATTTTCTCTTACCCATATAATTATGTTCATAGATACCaaggttattttttgttttgcttgatgaCTCGAAAGCCGGGAGCTTGACAGTTTTGCTTAATCTTGTTCTGTTGCAGACCTTAGATCCATTTGAAGTTGTAAGAGAAGGAGCAAGTTGCGTTTGCATCAGTGTGGATTCAGAGAGTCAGAGGTTTTGACAATTTGCTTCTGTTGGTTCTAAGGATTTTTACCATGCAGGGAATGTATTCACTATTAGAGAGGACCAGTTTAGCAAGTATGATTTTAAACTTCAGCATTGAAGTAATCTGACAAAGAGCAGAAATTTTCTTGGCATCGCAATCAAcagtttttaagttttaagcATTATTATAGTTAAAAATGGATTCGTAAAAGTTAATCACATTAACTCGTTTCGAAGCTAAGTGTTCCATCTTTCCACACATCTCGCGTTAGAAGCTCGGCGATCGATGCCGATTATTGCTATTCGACTGGAGTTAGAGAAATTTTTATCCAGTGTA contains:
- the LOC140924163 gene encoding forkhead box protein A2-A-like; this translates as MMEAMNPCNPAAALGVGNPQTQGHPMDDGKSKQAKEKVYRRSYTHAKPPYSYISLITMAIQQSPNKMLTLSEIYQFIMDLFPFYRQNQQRWQNSIRHSLSFNDCFVKVPRSPDRPGKGSYWTLHPDCGNMFENGCYLRRQKRFKADKKPSLSDLPKPGLLSPVVSSMHHQKVQGPKSLGAPSFLTPSPYSAMTAMGAMGAMGMGAMGSMSMNKSFNHPFAIKNIIASEHEADLRGFDPMHFSPYHPAGMSSSMSSLGLPKPYDSNPITTEPSPYYQGCVFTPSSCAGIAGFSNLS